The following DNA comes from Chloroflexota bacterium.
GATCTGCGGAGACACTATGAGATCTCTACCAACTGATGAATCCGTGGTCAATCCGAATAATCAGTACGCCGTTTCAAAGTACTGCCAGGAACTGTATGCTCTTAAGTTGGGGGAGAAGTACGAAGTCCCAACAGTCCTTCTCCGCTACAGCATCACTCAGGGCCCACGTCAGAGTTTCTTCAACGCCTATTCCGGCATCTTGAGAACCTTCTCTCTCCAACTGCTTAATGGCCGAGCTCCTACGATCTACGAAGACGGCCAGCAACTGCGAGACTACGTCCATGTCTCGGACGTAGCCCGGGCTAATGTCCTCGTCATGGAACAGGACGCTGCTAATTACCGGGCGTTCAACGTGGGAAGCGGTGGAGTAGCTGCGGTGCTTGACTACGCCAGACTCCTCATCTCCTTGACCCACAGCAACACAGAGCCAGCGTTAGGGGGCGAATTCCGCTGGGGCGATGTGCGTCACATCAGA
Coding sequences within:
- a CDS encoding NAD-dependent epimerase/dehydratase family protein; its protein translation is MNCLITGGAGFIGSHTADLLSQKGHNVRILDSLEAPVHPHRTKQAYVSNDLEFVQGSVCDGPTLRKALSDIEVVFHLAAYQDYLTDFSKFAQVNDVGTALLYEIIINERLPVTKVVVASSQAVYGEGKYECPSHGIQYPPPRPLSQLTGRDWDVRCQICGDTMRSLPTDESVVNPNNQYAVSKYCQELYALKLGEKYEVPTVLLRYSITQGPRQSFFNAYSGILRTFSLQLLNGRAPTIYEDGQQLRDYVHVSDVARANVLVMEQDAANYRAFNVGSGGVAAVLDYARLLISLTHSNTEPALGGEFRWGDVRHIR